A DNA window from Caulobacter mirabilis contains the following coding sequences:
- a CDS encoding DUF6881 domain-containing protein, which produces MTAAHSYWRCDWTHTHVGDPVVMFYEVDGAGDVPRIVDVFRDGSGMAQCVGDYIGRENDLPGVDSLVEGSFLEATREMRAVMSPGGIEDCGERITLVQTDAEMFEEVWLRHRKR; this is translated from the coding sequence GTGACTGCGGCGCACAGCTATTGGCGCTGCGACTGGACGCATACTCACGTCGGAGACCCTGTCGTCATGTTCTACGAAGTGGACGGCGCTGGTGATGTACCGCGCATTGTCGACGTTTTCCGAGATGGCTCCGGGATGGCTCAATGTGTCGGAGACTATATTGGACGAGAGAATGACCTCCCCGGGGTCGATAGCCTCGTCGAAGGCAGTTTCCTCGAAGCGACCAGGGAAATGCGGGCAGTCATGAGTCCTGGCGGAATCGAGGACTGCGGCGAGCGGATAACGCTCGTTCAAACAGACGCCGAGATGTTCGAGGAAGTTTGGCTGCGACACCGCAAGCGGTAG
- the chpT gene encoding histidine phosphotransferase ChpT: MTDQTAAATPAEVSEPAEALPDAAELAAQIAARLCHDFISPASAVVSGLDLLEDPSAQDMREDAMNLIAQSARKLADLLQFSRVAFGASNSAEVFDARELEKLAQGVYAHVRPDLEWKVEPAGVNKPAARILMNLAQIAAGALPMGGKATIRAVEAGDRLAISVEATGPRARLKPEVLRGLQGQDRGEAVGGAWVQAYYLHLIARQAGGRVAAETGEDRVSLAAFAPL, from the coding sequence ATGACCGACCAGACCGCCGCCGCCACGCCTGCCGAGGTTTCCGAACCCGCGGAAGCCCTTCCCGACGCCGCGGAACTGGCCGCCCAGATCGCCGCGCGCCTGTGCCACGACTTCATCAGTCCGGCGAGCGCGGTGGTCTCTGGCCTGGACCTGCTGGAGGACCCCTCGGCCCAGGACATGCGCGAGGACGCCATGAACCTGATCGCCCAGAGCGCCCGGAAGCTGGCCGACCTGCTGCAGTTCAGCCGCGTGGCCTTCGGCGCCTCGAACAGCGCCGAGGTCTTCGACGCCCGCGAACTGGAGAAGCTGGCCCAGGGCGTCTACGCCCATGTCCGCCCGGACCTGGAGTGGAAGGTCGAGCCGGCCGGGGTCAACAAGCCCGCCGCCCGCATTCTGATGAACCTGGCTCAGATCGCCGCCGGAGCGCTGCCCATGGGCGGCAAGGCGACGATCCGCGCGGTCGAGGCCGGCGACCGGCTGGCCATCAGCGTCGAGGCGACCGGTCCCCGCGCCCGCCTGAAGCCGGAGGTCCTGCGCGGCCTGCAGGGCCAGGATCGCGGCGAAGCGGTCGGCGGGGCTTGGGTCCAGGCCTACTATCTGCACCTGATCGCGCGCCAGGCCGGAGGCCGCGTGGCCGCCGAGACCGGCGAGGATCGGGTCTCCCTGGCGGCCTTCGCGCCGCTCTAG
- a CDS encoding NADP-dependent malic enzyme, with translation MSDAEKKTFTDEEALAFHQFPTPGKIGVAATKPMATQRDLSLAYSPGVAVPVLAIADDPDLAYDYTSKGNLVGVISNGTAILGLGDLGALASKPVMEGKAVLFKRFADVDGIDIELTSKDPDEIITVVKNIGVTFGGINLEDIKSPDCFRIETELQDLLDIPVFHDDQHGTAIISAAGLINACEITGRRVEDVKVVLNGPGAAGIATLELIKAMGVKHENVLAVDRKGVLYRGRTEDMNQWKSAHAVDTDKRTLAEAMVGADVFIGLSAKGALTKEMVATMAANPIIFAMANPDPEIAPEEVAEVRGDAIVATGRSDYPNQVNNVLGFPYIFRGALDVRARRVNMEMKIACANALAQLAREDVPDEVAAAYHGRQLRFGPDYIIPTPFDPRLISYIPPFVAQAAMDTGVARKPIEDMDAYRASLAQRLDPTAAFLQKISGSVMSSSPKKRVVFAEGEEPSVIRAAYAFQAQGLGEAILCGREELVHENMKLAGLDPADVQLQIVNARLSDKNPAYVERLYERLQREGYLKRDVQRLINQDRNSFAASMVAAGDADAMVTGVTRSYDQALEEVLRVIDPAPGGRVMGMSIVLAKGHTLFIADTNVTEMPEAEELVEIACEAARAVKALGFKPRVAFMSYSTFGNPMGLRSEKVREAVAILDELDGVDFEYEGEMPPELALEPERRANYPFMRLTGPANVLIMPAIHSASISTKLVQALGGATVLGPILLGLEKSVQIAPLSASVSKILNMALMAAYDQPLEPIAE, from the coding sequence ATGAGCGACGCCGAGAAAAAGACCTTCACCGACGAGGAGGCGCTGGCCTTCCACCAGTTCCCGACCCCGGGCAAGATCGGGGTGGCCGCGACCAAGCCGATGGCCACGCAGCGGGACCTGAGCCTGGCCTACTCGCCGGGCGTCGCCGTGCCGGTGTTGGCGATCGCCGACGATCCCGACCTGGCCTACGACTACACCTCGAAGGGCAACCTGGTCGGCGTGATCTCCAACGGCACCGCCATCCTGGGCCTGGGCGACCTGGGCGCGCTGGCCTCCAAGCCGGTGATGGAAGGCAAGGCCGTCCTGTTCAAGCGCTTCGCCGACGTCGACGGCATCGACATCGAGCTGACCTCGAAGGATCCCGACGAGATCATCACCGTCGTGAAGAACATCGGCGTGACCTTCGGGGGCATCAACCTCGAGGACATCAAGAGCCCCGACTGCTTCCGCATCGAGACCGAGCTGCAGGACCTGCTCGACATCCCGGTGTTCCACGACGACCAGCACGGCACCGCCATCATCTCGGCCGCCGGCCTGATCAATGCCTGCGAGATCACGGGCCGCAGGGTCGAGGACGTCAAGGTGGTCCTGAACGGCCCGGGCGCGGCGGGCATCGCCACGCTGGAGCTGATCAAGGCCATGGGCGTGAAGCACGAGAACGTCCTGGCGGTCGACCGCAAGGGCGTCCTCTACCGCGGCCGCACCGAGGACATGAACCAGTGGAAGTCGGCCCACGCGGTCGACACCGACAAGCGCACCCTGGCCGAAGCCATGGTCGGCGCCGACGTGTTCATCGGCCTGTCGGCCAAGGGCGCCCTGACCAAGGAGATGGTCGCCACCATGGCGGCCAACCCGATCATCTTCGCCATGGCCAACCCCGATCCGGAGATCGCGCCGGAAGAGGTGGCCGAGGTCCGCGGCGACGCCATCGTCGCCACCGGCCGCTCGGACTATCCGAACCAGGTCAACAACGTGCTGGGCTTCCCCTACATCTTCCGCGGCGCGCTGGACGTGCGCGCCCGGCGGGTGAACATGGAGATGAAGATCGCCTGCGCGAACGCGCTGGCCCAGCTGGCCCGCGAGGACGTGCCGGACGAGGTGGCCGCCGCCTACCACGGCCGCCAGCTGCGCTTCGGCCCGGACTACATCATCCCGACGCCGTTCGATCCGCGCCTGATCAGCTACATCCCGCCGTTCGTCGCCCAGGCGGCGATGGACACAGGCGTGGCCCGCAAGCCGATCGAGGACATGGACGCCTACCGCGCCAGCCTGGCGCAGCGCCTCGACCCGACCGCGGCCTTCCTGCAGAAGATCAGCGGCTCGGTGATGAGCAGCTCGCCGAAGAAGCGCGTCGTCTTCGCCGAAGGCGAGGAGCCGAGCGTGATCCGCGCCGCCTACGCCTTCCAGGCCCAGGGCCTGGGCGAGGCGATCCTCTGCGGCCGCGAGGAGCTGGTCCACGAGAACATGAAGCTGGCGGGCCTCGATCCGGCCGACGTCCAGCTGCAGATCGTCAACGCCCGCCTGTCCGACAAGAACCCGGCCTACGTCGAGCGGCTGTACGAGCGGCTGCAGCGCGAAGGCTACCTGAAGCGCGACGTGCAGCGCCTGATCAACCAGGACCGCAACAGCTTCGCCGCCTCGATGGTCGCCGCCGGCGACGCCGACGCCATGGTCACCGGCGTGACTCGCTCCTACGACCAGGCGCTGGAGGAGGTCCTGCGCGTGATCGACCCGGCGCCGGGCGGCCGCGTGATGGGCATGTCCATCGTGCTGGCCAAGGGCCACACCCTGTTCATCGCCGACACCAACGTCACCGAGATGCCGGAGGCCGAGGAGCTGGTCGAGATCGCCTGCGAAGCCGCCCGGGCCGTGAAGGCGCTGGGCTTCAAGCCGCGCGTGGCCTTCATGAGCTACTCCACCTTCGGCAATCCCATGGGACTGCGGTCGGAGAAGGTGCGCGAGGCCGTCGCCATCCTCGACGAGCTGGACGGCGTCGACTTCGAATACGAGGGCGAGATGCCGCCGGAGCTGGCCCTCGAGCCGGAACGCCGCGCCAACTATCCCTTCATGCGCCTGACCGGTCCGGCCAACGTGCTGATCATGCCGGCGATCCACTCCGCCTCGATCTCGACCAAGCTGGTCCAGGCCCTGGGCGGGGCGACGGTGCTGGGCCCGATCCTGCTGGGCCTGGAGAAGTCGGTCCAGATCGCGCCGCTGTCGGCTTCGGTGTCCAAGATCCTCAACATGGCTCTGATGGCGGCCTACGACCAGCCGCTCGAGCCCATCGCGGAGTAG
- the cysQ gene encoding 3'(2'),5'-bisphosphate nucleotidase CysQ: protein MSTAHDADIGRILADIVEEAGRLVLPYWRSELEVIQKADSSPVTEADRAGERLILQRLEEAFPGACVVSEEHASEYGTPEAVGPRFFLADPVDGTKAFVRGDPNFTVNIGLVVDRKPVAGAVCAPASGETWFTTAGGARKRGMGETVDIPVNVRAWPKGAAIALVSHTMKEETAVKLANEYGFDLREPMDSSIKFCRIAEGAADIYPRHGPTSEWDICAAQAVLEAAGGKVTAYGGGDFLYGKADERFLNGWFVARGG, encoded by the coding sequence ATGAGCACCGCCCATGACGCCGATATCGGCCGCATCCTGGCCGACATCGTCGAGGAGGCCGGCCGGCTGGTCCTGCCCTACTGGCGCTCGGAGCTCGAGGTCATCCAGAAGGCCGACTCCAGCCCGGTGACCGAAGCCGACCGCGCCGGCGAACGGCTGATCCTGCAACGGCTGGAAGAGGCCTTCCCCGGCGCCTGCGTCGTCTCGGAGGAACACGCCAGCGAGTACGGCACGCCCGAGGCGGTGGGACCGCGCTTCTTCCTGGCCGACCCGGTCGACGGCACCAAGGCCTTCGTGCGCGGCGATCCCAACTTCACGGTCAACATCGGCCTGGTGGTCGACCGCAAGCCGGTCGCCGGCGCCGTCTGCGCCCCGGCCAGCGGCGAGACCTGGTTCACGACCGCCGGCGGCGCCCGCAAGCGCGGCATGGGCGAGACGGTGGACATCCCGGTGAACGTTCGCGCCTGGCCCAAGGGCGCGGCGATCGCCCTGGTCAGCCACACCATGAAGGAAGAGACCGCCGTCAAGCTGGCCAACGAGTACGGCTTCGACCTGCGCGAGCCGATGGACAGCTCGATCAAGTTCTGCCGCATCGCCGAGGGAGCAGCCGACATCTACCCGCGGCACGGACCGACCAGCGAGTGGGACATCTGCGCGGCCCAGGCGGTGCTGGAAGCGGCCGGCGGCAAGGTCACGGCCTACGGCGGCGGCGACTTCCTGTACGGCAAGGCCGACGAGCGGTTCCTGAACGGCTGGTTCGTGGCGCGCGGCGGCTAG
- a CDS encoding NAD(P)H-binding protein has product MTTSKPILVTGATGKTGVRIVARLRAAGRPVRIGSRRASPAFDWEDRSTWAEALDGVSAAYVAFQPDLAAPGALETVTAFFAQAVDSGVRRLVLLSGRGEVEAEQAEEALKASGADWTILRASWFSQNFSEADFLDAVLSGEVALPVGPIPEPFIDVEDIADVAFAALTEPGHSGRLYVLTGPRALTFEDATREIAAATGRDIRFVSVPAEVYRAALVELEQPPEVVDLVLYLLTTILDGRNTSTADGVQQALGRPAGDFSDYVRRTAATGVWGASDA; this is encoded by the coding sequence ATGACCACCTCCAAGCCCATTCTCGTCACCGGCGCCACCGGCAAGACCGGCGTCCGCATCGTCGCGCGGCTGCGGGCGGCCGGCAGACCTGTTCGGATCGGATCGCGCAGGGCGTCGCCGGCCTTCGATTGGGAGGACCGGTCGACTTGGGCCGAAGCGTTGGATGGCGTTTCCGCCGCCTATGTCGCTTTCCAGCCTGACCTCGCCGCCCCCGGAGCGCTGGAGACCGTGACCGCCTTCTTCGCCCAGGCGGTCGACAGCGGAGTCCGCCGCCTTGTCCTGCTGTCGGGCCGTGGCGAGGTCGAGGCTGAGCAGGCGGAGGAAGCCCTGAAGGCCTCTGGCGCCGACTGGACGATCCTGCGGGCCAGCTGGTTCAGCCAGAACTTCAGCGAAGCGGACTTCCTCGACGCAGTCCTGTCGGGCGAGGTCGCTCTGCCGGTCGGTCCGATTCCCGAGCCTTTCATCGATGTCGAGGACATCGCCGACGTCGCCTTCGCGGCGCTGACCGAGCCCGGGCATTCCGGCCGCCTGTACGTCCTGACCGGCCCGCGGGCCCTGACCTTCGAAGACGCAACGCGCGAGATCGCCGCCGCGACCGGACGCGACATCCGTTTCGTCTCGGTTCCCGCGGAGGTCTATCGCGCGGCCCTGGTGGAGCTGGAGCAGCCGCCCGAAGTCGTCGATCTGGTGCTCTATCTGCTGACCACGATCCTGGACGGCCGCAACACTTCCACCGCCGACGGCGTTCAGCAGGCGTTGGGGCGTCCGGCGGGCGACTTCTCCGACTATGTGCGACGCACGGCCGCCACGGGCGTCTGGGGAGCTTCCGATGCTTGA
- the dapB gene encoding 4-hydroxy-tetrahydrodipicolinate reductase: MTQTAASAPVKIAVAGALGRMGQAVAKLCEGRDDVVVVARYERPGVDGEGLVSIDEALALADVVIDFTTPEASVALAEKAAGRGGVALVIGSTGLSPDQARRIDQAGERIAVVRAGNFSLGVNLLIGLTRQAAAALDPRDFDIEVFEAHHRRKVDAPSGTALMLGEAAAEGRCVNLADVQVPARHGLTGPRTEGEIGFSVVRGGDIIGEHSVVFAGDEEILTLSHSARDRSLFARGAVVAAKWAAGKGAGAYDMQDVLGMRG; the protein is encoded by the coding sequence ATGACCCAGACCGCCGCCTCCGCCCCCGTGAAGATCGCCGTCGCCGGCGCCCTCGGCCGCATGGGCCAGGCGGTGGCGAAACTGTGCGAGGGCCGCGACGACGTCGTGGTCGTCGCCCGCTACGAGCGGCCCGGCGTGGACGGGGAGGGGCTGGTCTCGATCGACGAGGCGCTGGCCTTGGCGGACGTGGTCATCGACTTCACCACGCCCGAGGCCTCGGTCGCCCTGGCCGAGAAGGCCGCCGGCCGCGGCGGCGTCGCCCTGGTGATCGGCTCGACCGGCCTGTCGCCGGACCAGGCCCGCCGGATCGACCAGGCCGGCGAGCGGATCGCCGTGGTCCGGGCCGGCAACTTCTCGCTGGGGGTCAATCTGCTGATCGGCCTGACCCGCCAGGCGGCCGCGGCGCTGGACCCGCGCGACTTCGATATCGAGGTGTTCGAGGCCCACCACCGCCGCAAGGTCGACGCCCCCTCGGGCACGGCCCTGATGCTGGGCGAGGCGGCGGCCGAAGGGCGCTGCGTGAACCTCGCCGACGTCCAGGTTCCGGCCCGTCACGGCCTGACCGGGCCTCGTACGGAGGGCGAGATCGGCTTCTCGGTTGTCCGCGGCGGCGACATCATCGGCGAGCACAGCGTGGTGTTCGCCGGCGATGAGGAAATCCTGACCCTGAGCCACTCGGCGCGGGACCGGTCGTTGTTCGCCCGGGGCGCCGTGGTCGCGGCAAAATGGGCGGCCGGCAAGGGCGCCGGGGCCTATGACATGCAGGATGTGCTGGGGATGCGGGGGTGA
- a CDS encoding response regulator, with protein sequence MKTCLLVDDSRVIRKVARRILEDLGFEIAEASDGLEALAWCRAAMPDAILLDWNMPVMNGLEFLRTLRAEPGGDAPRVVFCTVETDPQRIREALDAGAAEYIMKPFDGDIIAAKFAEAGLA encoded by the coding sequence TTGAAAACCTGCCTGCTGGTCGATGACAGCCGGGTGATCCGCAAGGTGGCCCGCCGCATCCTGGAGGACCTCGGCTTCGAGATCGCCGAGGCGTCCGACGGGCTGGAGGCGCTCGCCTGGTGCCGCGCGGCCATGCCCGACGCCATCCTGCTCGACTGGAACATGCCGGTGATGAACGGGCTGGAGTTTCTGCGCACCCTGCGGGCCGAGCCCGGCGGCGACGCGCCCCGGGTCGTGTTCTGCACGGTCGAGACCGATCCGCAGCGAATCCGCGAGGCGCTGGACGCCGGCGCGGCCGAGTACATCATGAAGCCCTTCGACGGCGACATCATCGCGGCCAAGTTCGCCGAGGCGGGCCTGGCATGA
- a CDS encoding entericidin A/B family lipoprotein has product MRKLVILALAATSLLAAACNTIEGAGKDVKAAGTAVEKTAKDAK; this is encoded by the coding sequence ATGCGTAAGCTCGTCATCCTGGCGCTGGCCGCCACCAGTCTTCTCGCCGCCGCCTGCAACACCATCGAGGGCGCCGGCAAGGACGTGAAGGCCGCCGGCACCGCCGTCGAAAAGACCGCCAAGGACGCCAAGTAG
- a CDS encoding DUF1772 domain-containing protein, which produces MLDRALLVSLIAAAVGSGVVGGIFYAFSTFVMAGLGRLPAEQGAAAMNHINVTVINPLFMAAFMGTALLCLILAIGSAFWWAEPAAKLVLAASLLYLVGCFGVTMAFNVPLNNELAATGTAAWARYQQAWTMWNHVRTVAPILSLILFITALMAK; this is translated from the coding sequence ATGCTTGATCGCGCCCTGTTGGTCTCGCTGATCGCCGCCGCCGTGGGCAGCGGCGTGGTCGGGGGCATCTTCTACGCCTTCTCGACCTTCGTGATGGCGGGTCTCGGCCGACTGCCCGCGGAGCAGGGGGCGGCGGCGATGAACCACATCAACGTCACCGTCATCAACCCGCTGTTCATGGCCGCCTTCATGGGCACGGCGCTGCTCTGCCTGATCCTGGCGATCGGGTCAGCGTTCTGGTGGGCGGAGCCGGCCGCCAAGCTGGTCCTGGCCGCGAGCCTGCTCTACCTGGTCGGCTGTTTCGGGGTGACGATGGCGTTCAATGTCCCCCTGAACAACGAACTGGCCGCGACGGGGACGGCGGCCTGGGCCCGCTACCAGCAGGCCTGGACGATGTGGAACCACGTCCGAACCGTCGCGCCCATCCTGTCGCTGATCCTGTTCATCACGGCCCTGATGGCGAAGTAG
- a CDS encoding cytochrome P450: protein MSGADRIPDEIAMKAIDPKNYGDDSVHEAFRWLRANQPLGRAELEGVYPFWLVTKHADILEVSRQNDLFHSGDMPTTFTTVEGDQMVRNMTGGSPHLVRTLVQMDAPDHPKYRIMTQSWFLPQNIRKLEDRIRQIAREHVDRMAALGGECDFVNQVALHYPLHVIMEILGVPPQDEPRMLKLTQELFGAQDPELNRQRQEAMNNADAFAQIQAVIADFFMYFKAITDDRKASPREDVASVIANAKLDGQPINDFEAMSYYVIVATAGHDTTSSSTAGAVWGLCANPGEFAKVKADPSLIPGLIDESIRWITPVKHFMRSATADTELGGRKIAKGDWLWLAYPSGNRDEEVFEDPDAFRVDRKPNKHLAFGYGAHLCLGQHLAKMEMRILFEELLPRLESLEFAGEPRLSQGNFVSGPKSLPIRYRFR from the coding sequence ATGAGCGGCGCAGATCGCATTCCCGACGAGATCGCCATGAAGGCGATCGATCCCAAGAACTACGGCGACGACAGCGTCCATGAGGCCTTCCGCTGGCTGCGGGCCAACCAGCCGCTGGGCCGGGCCGAGCTGGAGGGCGTCTATCCGTTCTGGCTGGTCACCAAGCACGCCGACATCCTGGAGGTCAGTCGCCAGAATGACCTGTTCCACTCCGGCGACATGCCCACGACCTTCACCACGGTCGAGGGCGACCAGATGGTGCGCAACATGACCGGCGGCAGCCCGCACCTGGTGCGGACGCTGGTGCAGATGGATGCCCCGGATCATCCCAAGTACAGGATCATGACCCAGTCGTGGTTCCTGCCGCAGAACATCCGCAAGCTGGAGGACCGCATCCGCCAGATCGCCCGCGAACACGTCGACCGGATGGCGGCGCTGGGCGGCGAGTGCGATTTCGTCAACCAGGTCGCCCTGCACTATCCGCTGCATGTGATCATGGAGATCCTCGGCGTGCCGCCACAGGACGAGCCGCGCATGCTGAAGCTGACGCAGGAGCTGTTCGGGGCCCAGGATCCGGAGCTGAACCGCCAGCGGCAAGAGGCGATGAACAACGCCGACGCCTTCGCCCAGATCCAGGCGGTGATCGCGGACTTCTTCATGTACTTCAAGGCGATCACCGACGATCGCAAGGCCAGCCCGCGCGAGGACGTGGCGAGCGTGATCGCCAACGCCAAGCTGGACGGACAGCCGATCAACGACTTCGAGGCGATGAGCTACTACGTCATCGTCGCCACCGCCGGCCACGACACGACGTCATCTTCGACTGCGGGCGCGGTCTGGGGCCTGTGCGCCAACCCCGGCGAGTTCGCCAAGGTGAAGGCCGACCCGTCTCTGATCCCGGGTCTGATCGACGAGTCGATCCGCTGGATCACGCCGGTGAAGCATTTCATGCGCTCGGCGACGGCCGACACGGAGCTGGGCGGCAGGAAGATCGCCAAAGGCGACTGGCTGTGGCTGGCCTATCCGTCGGGCAATCGCGACGAAGAGGTGTTCGAGGACCCGGACGCCTTCCGCGTCGATCGCAAACCGAACAAGCATCTGGCCTTCGGCTACGGGGCGCATCTCTGCCTCGGTCAGCACCTGGCCAAGATGGAGATGCGGATCCTGTTCGAGGAACTGCTGCCGCGTCTGGAATCGCTGGAGTTCGCGGGCGAGCCCAGGCTCAGCCAGGGCAACTTCGTCAGCGGGCCGAAATCGCTGCCGATCCGCTACCGGTTCCGCTGA
- a CDS encoding Hsp70 family protein — MSRVSDAAIGVDFGTTNTVLALEREGEAALVTYEHEGAPFAAFRSALSFYAPEHDPKARVVEAGPWAIDAYVEEPLETRFIQSFKSYAASALFTDTEILRRRFTFEDLLSAFLLKVKEHGGEAMDALPRRAIVGRPVTFVGNRPDTALALRRYETAFRRLGFEDVRYVPEPVAAAFFFAKRLEGDATVLVADFGGGTSDFSLVRFTREDGHIRSRALANAGVGLAGDAFDYRIIDHLVSPKLGKGSSYRAFDNILPVPNRYYAAFARWEQLALLRASKDMRDIRKLVRDAVEPEKIARLVELLDDNHGYRLYQSVSRLKEALSGAEEAVFSFKGGSVEIEGPVKRTSFERWIQPELAAIEGAVDEALKRANLAEAGVDRVFLTGGSSFVPAVRGIFERRFGTAKLESGAELVSIAAGLALMGAEPNLEDWSERAPSA; from the coding sequence ATGTCGCGCGTTTCCGACGCCGCCATCGGCGTCGACTTCGGCACCACCAACACCGTCCTGGCCCTCGAGCGAGAGGGCGAGGCCGCCCTCGTGACCTACGAGCACGAGGGGGCGCCGTTCGCCGCCTTCCGCTCGGCGCTCAGCTTCTACGCCCCCGAGCATGACCCCAAGGCGCGGGTGGTCGAGGCGGGGCCCTGGGCGATCGACGCCTATGTCGAGGAGCCGCTGGAGACGCGGTTCATCCAGTCGTTCAAGAGCTACGCCGCCAGCGCGCTGTTCACCGACACCGAGATCCTGCGCCGGCGGTTCACCTTCGAAGACCTGCTCAGCGCCTTTCTGCTCAAGGTGAAGGAGCACGGCGGCGAGGCGATGGACGCCCTGCCCCGCCGCGCCATCGTCGGACGGCCGGTGACCTTCGTCGGCAACCGGCCCGACACGGCCTTGGCCCTGCGCCGGTACGAGACCGCCTTCCGGCGACTGGGCTTCGAGGACGTCCGCTACGTGCCGGAGCCCGTCGCCGCCGCCTTTTTCTTCGCCAAGCGGCTGGAAGGCGACGCCACGGTGCTGGTCGCCGATTTCGGCGGCGGCACCAGCGACTTCTCGCTGGTCCGGTTCACGCGCGAGGACGGCCACATCCGCTCGCGGGCGCTGGCCAACGCGGGCGTGGGCCTGGCCGGCGACGCCTTCGACTACCGGATCATCGACCACCTGGTCTCGCCGAAGCTCGGCAAGGGCAGCAGCTATCGCGCCTTCGACAACATCCTGCCGGTGCCCAATCGCTACTACGCCGCCTTCGCCCGCTGGGAGCAGCTGGCCCTGCTGCGCGCCTCCAAGGACATGCGGGACATCCGCAAGCTGGTCCGCGACGCGGTCGAGCCGGAAAAGATCGCGCGCCTGGTCGAGCTGCTCGACGACAACCACGGCTATCGCCTCTACCAGTCGGTCTCGCGATTGAAGGAGGCCCTCTCCGGCGCCGAGGAGGCTGTGTTCAGCTTCAAGGGCGGCTCGGTGGAGATCGAGGGACCGGTCAAGCGGACCAGCTTCGAGCGCTGGATCCAGCCGGAGCTGGCCGCCATCGAGGGCGCGGTGGACGAGGCGCTGAAGCGCGCCAACCTGGCCGAGGCCGGCGTCGACCGGGTGTTCCTGACCGGCGGCAGTTCGTTCGTCCCGGCCGTGCGGGGGATCTTCGAGCGTCGCTTCGGAACCGCCAAGCTGGAGTCGGGCGCCGAGCTGGTCTCCATCGCCGCGGGCCTGGCTTTGATGGGGGCCGAGCCGAACCTGGAGGACTGGAGCGAGCGGGCGCCCTCGGCCTGA
- a CDS encoding CheR family methyltransferase: MTPEDIQLVAALCKARAGMKVDPAKTYLMESRLAPLARREGYGSIEELIAGLKARREEALIWAVVEAMTLNETAFFRDKPAFEQIRDDVLPTLSRLRGPNPIRIWSAGCATGQEAYSLAMIAEEGRGLEPGCRIEIYGSDLSERCLEKAQSGVYTQFEVQRGLPIRLLIQHFEKIEENWRLSPRIRQRVRWRRLNLAADLSAVGRFDLILCRYVLGALDEGFRQRVLEGLAAALPADGVLILGEDESIAGATNALRPVAGRPGLFTRDPSFRVAA, encoded by the coding sequence ATGACGCCCGAGGATATCCAGCTGGTCGCGGCCCTGTGCAAGGCGCGGGCGGGGATGAAGGTCGACCCGGCCAAGACCTATCTGATGGAAAGCCGCCTGGCGCCGCTGGCCCGGCGCGAAGGCTACGGTTCGATCGAGGAGCTGATCGCCGGGCTGAAGGCGCGCCGCGAGGAGGCGCTGATCTGGGCCGTGGTCGAGGCCATGACCCTGAACGAGACGGCCTTCTTCCGCGACAAGCCGGCCTTCGAACAGATCCGGGACGATGTCCTGCCGACCCTGTCGCGGCTGCGGGGCCCCAATCCGATCCGCATCTGGAGCGCCGGCTGCGCCACGGGCCAGGAGGCCTATTCCCTGGCCATGATCGCCGAAGAGGGGCGGGGTCTGGAGCCTGGCTGCCGGATCGAGATCTACGGCTCGGACTTGTCGGAGCGCTGCCTCGAGAAGGCGCAGTCCGGGGTCTACACCCAGTTCGAGGTCCAGCGCGGCCTGCCGATCCGGCTGCTGATCCAGCACTTCGAGAAGATCGAGGAGAACTGGCGCCTGTCGCCGCGCATCCGTCAGCGGGTCCGTTGGCGGCGGCTGAACCTGGCGGCCGACCTGTCGGCGGTGGGCCGGTTCGACCTGATCCTGTGCCGCTATGTGCTGGGGGCGCTCGACGAGGGCTTCCGCCAGCGCGTGCTGGAAGGGCTGGCCGCTGCGCTGCCGGCCGACGGGGTCCTGATCCTGGGCGAGGACGAGAGCATCGCCGGCGCGACCAACGCCCTGCGGCCGGTCGCCGGCCGGCCCGGCCTGTTCACGCGCGACCCCTCGTTCCGGGTCGCCGCCTGA
- a CDS encoding DUF3553 domain-containing protein, which translates to MDPFIEPGALVRHPDRADWGLGQVQSVVGRRVTVDFEEAGKQTIDASVVRLIFVADDPRDAR; encoded by the coding sequence ATGGACCCGTTCATCGAACCCGGCGCCCTGGTGCGCCATCCGGATCGCGCGGACTGGGGCCTGGGCCAGGTGCAGTCGGTGGTCGGACGTCGCGTGACGGTCGACTTCGAGGAGGCCGGCAAGCAGACCATCGATGCGTCGGTCGTGCGTCTGATTTTCGTGGCCGACGACCCGAGGGACGCCCGATGA